In a single window of the Arachis hypogaea cultivar Tifrunner chromosome 6, arahy.Tifrunner.gnm2.J5K5, whole genome shotgun sequence genome:
- the LOC112697232 gene encoding transcription factor GTE8: MAKSRFSGGYYGNTVGTAGESEGSGSSGRIDTEITVSEDSCVPTRKCISLNSSRRDVFGVPMQVVPLSKLSHFQRKDLVLKLRSELEQIRALQKKVELQAASGVALSSSSDILSCSNGNKHNASRIDNSRKPSIPSSIPVNKLKASADKPRSWNRGSTGKFQSAAKNSSPSTANILLMKDCESLLKRLMSHQFSWVFNSPVDVVKLNLPDYFTIIKHPMDLGTIKRKIAAGSYKGPLEFAGDVRLTFSNAMTYNPPGNDVHFMADALNKYFEVRWKTIEKKIPKMDALPLPAKSDTFEDVKSAKPMPPSKRRKIASVPSQPEVLPPPKRVMSDQEKHKLGRELESLLGEIPVHIIEFLKEQSSNGRECGEDEIEIDIDDLSDDTLFTLRKLLDDYLQEKQKNNAKVEACEIELLNDSGPSNSSLQAFKANDPADEEVDIGGNEPPVSSCPPLDIEKDTTHTMDKRLSPGSSSDMDSGSSSGSESGDGKASPVNVAKEPENVGSGDQLEEKLKATDDLEINQSVSGLDQLEDNSQHKPSSLDSDYRQDGDSGPTERQVSPDKLYRAAILKKRFADTILKAREKTLTQDEKGDPEKLRQVREKLEMEQRKEKARLQAEAKAAEDARKRAEAEAAAETKRKRELEREAARQALLQMEKTVEINENSRFLEDLEMLRAVPAEQLPSSVDETSPDHSQDGLGSFKFAGNNPLEQLGLYMKVDDEEEEGEPPCVSNPVNDVEEGEID; this comes from the exons TAGACACTGAAATTACTGTTTCAGAGGACTCTTGTGTTCCTACAAGGAAATGTATTAGTTTGAATTCGAGCCGGCGCGATGTGTTTGGGGTTCCAATGCAAGTTGTTCCATTGTCGAAGTTGTCGCACTTTCAAAGAAAAGACCTGGTACTCAAGCTGAGATCAGAGCTTGAGCAGATTCGAGCACTTCAAAAGAAGGTTGAACTACAAGCAGCTAGCGGTGTTGCACTGTCATCCTCCAGTGATATTCTAAGCTGTAGCAATGGGAATAAGCATAATGCATCCCGGATTGATAACTCGAGGAAACCGTCGATTCCTAGTTCCATACCGGTgaataaattgaaagcatcagcTGATAAACCTCGAAGCTGGAACCGGGGATCTACCGGCAAGTTTCAGTCTGCCGCAAAGAATTCTTCACCCAGCACGGCAAATATTTTGTTGATGAAAGATTGTGAGTCGCTGTTGAAACGGTTGATGAGCCAccagttttcttgggttttcaacTCACCTGTAGATGTGGTGAAGTTGAATCTTCCTGATTATTTCACAATTATCAAGCATCCTATGGATTTGGGAACAATAAAAAGAAAGATAGCTGCTGGATCATATAAGGGTCCCTTGGAATTTGCTGGAGATGTGAGGCTTACATTTTCGAATGCAATGACTTATAATCCCCCTGGGAATGATGTCCATTTCATGGCTGATGCCCTCAACAAATATTTTGAAGTGAGATGGAAAACAATTGAGAAGAAAATTCCAAAAATGGATGCTCTGCCACTGCCTGCGAAGTCAGACACTTTTGAAGATGTGAAAAGTGCAAAGCCAATGCCTCCTTCAAAAAGGAGGAAAATTGCATCAGTGCCCTCTCAACCTGAAGTTTTGCCACCTCCTAAGCGGGTTATGTCGGATCAAGAGAAGCACAAGCTAGGTAGAGAATTGGAGTCTTTGCTGGGAGAAATACCTGTCCATATTATTGAATTCTTAAAAGAACAGAGTTCAAATGGTAGAGAATGTGGAGAGGATGAAATTGAGATTGATATTGATGATCTCAGTGATGATACATTGTTCACACTACGCAAGCTATTGGACGACTATTTGCAGGAGAAGCAGAAGAACAATGCAAAGGTGGAAGCGTGTGAAATAGAG CTGTTGAATGATTCTGGGCCAAGCAATTCTTCTTTGCAAGCATTTAAAG CTAATGATCCAGCTGATGAAGAAGTGGACATTGGTGGAAATGAGCCTCCTGTCTCTAGCTGTCCTCCTTTGGACATTGAAAAGGATACAACTCATACTATGGACAAACGGTTAAGTCCTGGTAGCTCCAGTG ATATGGACTCTGGTAGTTCTTCTGGTAGTGAATCCGGTGATGGGAAAGCAAGTCCAGTAAATGTTGCAAAG GAACCAGAAAATGTGGGTTCTGGGGATCAATTGGAAGAAAAGCTTAAGGCTACTGATGACCTTGAAATAAATC AATCTGTTAGTGGCTTAGATCAACTTGAGGATAACTCTCAGCATAAGCCAAGTTCTCTTGATTCTGACTACCGTCAGGATG GAGACAGTGGTCCTACCGAGAGACAGGTTTCTCCTGATAAACTTTATCGAGCTGCCATATTGAAGAAGCGATTTGCTGATACTATCTTGAAAGCACGAGAAAAGACGCTCACACAA GATGAGAAAGGGGATCCAGAAAAGTTGCGCCAGGTTAGAGAAAAACTTGAAATGGAACAACGAAAAG AAAAGGCAAGGCTACAAGCCGAAGCAAAGGCTGCTGAAGATGCTCGAAAGAGGGCTGAAGCAGAAGCAGCTGCGGAAACCAAACGAAAGAGGGAACTCGAAAGAGAAGCCGCAAGACAAGCATTACTGCAG ATGGAAAAGACAGTTGAAATCAATGAGAATTCTCGGTTTCTCGAAGATTTGGAAATGCTTAGAGCTGTGCCTGCTGAGCAGTTGCCGAGCTCTGTTGATGAGACAAGTCCTGATCACTCTCAGGATGGTCTGGGGAGTTTCAAGTTTGCCGGGAACAATCCCTTGGAACAGCTTGGATTATATATGAAAGtggatgatgaggaagaggaaggagAGCCACCCTGTGTTTCAAACCCTGTGAATGATGTAGAAGAGGGAGAGATTGATTAA
- the LOC140173736 gene encoding uncharacterized protein, producing the protein MSSSETVEQYFTRVTDLVNKMRVNGEDMPDSKVVEKILRIMPIKYDHVMTTILESHDMDTMTIAELQGTIESHINLVNKMRVYGEDMPDSKVVEKILCIMPRKYDHVVTTILESHDMDTMTIAELQGTMKSHISRILEKSEKRTEEAPKSRVNFNNVAETSCLSIEEEVKAIFIKKEPISIAFIVESMDTKQQIADSRCLVIVQRSLLKEKGHIPIKLKDGSLSYISDVFYAPEHDYNLLRMGQLSEKEYKMITYHGYCTVFDNNRRFIDKHMRFGHVHFSGLNYLSRKGLVSGLPRIHIPNCVCEICQLGKKHRCPFPTGKSWRARRLLEIVHSDLCYVEVPSNGGSKVAEGKNRTIMDMVRCMLKSKQMPKEFWAEAVATAVHILNRCPTKSVRDKTLEKAWSGKRPSIYHFRVFGCIAYAHVLDQLRKKLDDKAKKCIFIGYSIDSKAYKLYNLETKKVIISRDVTFDEKDMWEWDTKTEKHPIVISNTCDDEEERQPNATEQPESSRRPQRERRLPARLADYEVGNDNDPSDEEIIIFALFSDCEPLYFEETFKDNN; encoded by the exons ATGTCTAGCTCAGAAACTGTTGAGCAATATTTTACTCGTGTTACGGATCTTGTCAATAAAATGAGAGTCAATGGAGAAGATATGCCCGATAGCAAAGTGGTGGAGAAAATTCTTCGCATCATGCCGATAAAGTATGACCATGTGATGACAACGATACTAGAATCACACGATATGGATACCATGACGATTGCAGAGTTGCAAGGAACCATAGAAAGTCACATCA ATCTTGTCAATAAGATGAGAGTCTATGGAGAAGATATGCCCGATAGCAAAGTGGTGGAGAAAATTCTTTGCATCATGCCGAGGAAGTATGACCATGTGGTGACAACGATACTAGAATCACATGATATGGATACCATGACGATTGCAGAGTTGCAAGGAACCATGAAAAGTCACATCAGTAGAATACTGGAGAAATCAGAAAAAAGAACCGAGGAAGCCCCGAAAAGTCGAGTGAATTTCAACAACGTTGCAGAAACAAGCT GCTTGTCAATCGAGGAAGAGGTCAAGGCAATTTTTATCAAGAAAGAACCAATTTCAATTGCTTTCATTGTGGAAAGTATGGACACAAAGCAGCAGATTGCAGATTCAAGATG TTTGGTAATAGTACAAAGATCCCTATTGAAGGAAAAAGGGCACATACCAATTAAATTGAAGGATGGTTCTCTGAGTTATATTTCTGATGTTTTCTATGCTCCTGAACATGATTACAATTTACTGAGAATGGGGCAATTATCTGAAAAGGAATATAAGATGATAACTTATCATGGATATTGCACTGTGTTTGACAACAACCGAAGGTTCATAGATAAA CATATGCGATTTGGGCATGTTCATTTTTCTGGCCTCAACTATCTGTCAAGAAAAGGACTTGTTTCTGGTCTACCACGAATTCATATTCCCAATTGTGTTTGTGAAATTTGTCAATTGGGAAAGAAGCATAGATGTCCATTCCCTACAGGAAAGTCATGGAGAGCTAGAAGATTacttgaaattgtgcattcagatcTCTGTTATGTAGAAGTTCCAAGTAATGGTGGTAGCAA AGTTGCTGAAGGAAAGAATAGAACCATCATGGATATGGTCAGATGCATGCTCAAGTCAAAACAAATGCCTAAAGAGTTTTGGGCAGAAGCGGTCGCAACAGCAGTTCATATTTTAAACAGGTGTCCAACAAAGAGTGTTCGAGATAAAACTCTAGAGAAAGCTTGGAGTGGAAAGCGGCCTTCCATTTATCATTTCAGAGTCTTTGGGTGTATCGCTTATGCTCACGTACTAGATCAATTAAGGAAGAAGTTAGATGACAAAGCCAAAAAGTGTATCTTTATCGGCTATAGCATAGACTCAAAAGCATACAAGCTATACAAtctagaaacaaagaaagtaataaTCAGCAGAGATGTGACGTTTGACGAGAAAGACATGTGGGAATGGGACACAAAGACAGAAAAGCATCCGATTGTAATTTCAAATAcatgtgatgatgaagaagaaagacaACCGAACGCAACCGAACAAccagaatcatctagaagacctCAAAGAGAGAGGAGACTACCTGCTAGATTAGCAGATTATGAAGTTGGCAATGACAACGATCCATCCGATGAAGAAATCATAATTTTTGCTCTGTTTTCAGATTGTGAACCGTTGTACTTTGAAGAAACCTTTAAAGACAACAATTGA
- the LOC112805841 gene encoding secreted RxLR effector protein 161-like: protein MGLMSYFLGIEVVQRDDRIFISHKKYANDILKKFQMEHSKPVSTPIEEKFKLLREDKGRTINSTDYKSLIGGLRYLTTTRPDIVFGVGLLSRFMEEPSTNHLQAAKRILRYIKGTLDYRIYYENTNEINLVGYTNSDWAGDIETRKSTSGFVFHFGSGAILWSSKKQPVVALSTAKAEYIIAESCATQVHKIRELVNDKEVVIEYCPTEKQVADIFTKSLKTELFYKLKKMLGMINSASLM, encoded by the exons ATGGGATTGATGTCTTACTTTCTTGGCATTGAAGTGGTTCAAAGAGATGATAGAATTTTTATTTCTCATAAGAAATatgcaaatgatattttgaagaaatttcagATGGAGCACTCAAAACCAGTTTCTACTCCAATCGAAGAGAAGTTCAAATTGTTGAGAGAAGATAAAGGAAGAACAATAAATTCTACAGATTACAAAAGCTTGATTGGAGGTCTAAGGTACTTGACTACGACTAGACCAGATATTGTGTTTGGAGTTGGTTTACTTAGCAGATTTATGGAGGAGCCTTCTACCAACCATTTGCAAGCGGCAAAAAGAATTCTTCGATATATTAAAGGTACTTTAGATTATagaatttattatgagaatactaATGAAATAAACCTTGTTGGTTACACTAATAGTGATTGGGCTGGAGatatagaaacaagaaaaagtacttCAGGGTTTGTATTTCATTTTGGTTCTGGTGCAATTTTATGGTCGTCAAAGAAACAACCAGTAGTAGCACTCTCTACAGCAAAAGCAGAATATATAATAGCAGAAAGTTGTGCAACGCAA GTTCATAAAATCAGAGAGTTGGTAAATGATAAAGAAGTTGTGATTGAGTATTGTCCAACTGAAAAACAAGTTGCTGATATATTTACAAAGTCATTGAAGACCGAGTTATTTTACAAATTGAAGAAGATGCTTGGAATGATTAATTCTGCAAGCTTGATGTAA
- the LOC112697237 gene encoding TLC domain-containing protein At5g14285, giving the protein MATLGFESYAVLPFFTMFLAIYLIGYFLIFRNWSPKIRPEASSCLISFFHGTPAVLLASAAILSDPNRGFAAANTAFQKLVLDYSIAYFLMDLLHYLVFFPSDVLFIAHHLATLFVVATCRHVVSHGAFAVLFLLLLAEVTSACQNAWTLAGARRKEDPFAAKVYEALSPPFYALYSVVRGFAGPYFVYEMVVFYAGEHGDGLVPRWIWVSWVAVVLMAIAVSILWIWNLWVELYRERTRKLQEKIR; this is encoded by the coding sequence ATGGCAACCCTAGGGTTTGAATCCTATGCGGTGCTTCCATTCTTTACAATGTTCCTCGCTATCTATCTCATTGGCTACTTCCTAATTTTCCGCAACTGGAGCCCTAAGATCCGACCCGAAGCATCCAGCTGCCTCATATCCTTCTTCCACGGCACTCCCGCCGTACTTCTCGCCTCCGCCGCCATCCTCTCGGACCCCAACCGCGGCTTCGCCGCCGCAAACACCGCCTTCCAGAAGCTAGTTCTAGACTACAGCATCGCCTACTTCCTCATGGATCTCCTCCACTACCTCGTGTTCTTCCCAAGCGACGTTCTCTTCATCGCGCACCACCTCGCCACTCTATTTGTCGTTGCCACGTGTCGCCATGTGGTTTCCCACGGCGCCTTCGCTGTGCTTTTCTTGCTTCTCCTCGCCGAGGTCACCAGCGCGTGTCAGAACGCCTGGACGCTGGCCGGTGCGCGTCGGAAGGAGGATCCGTTTGCGGCGAAGGTGTACGAGGCGCTTTCGCCGCCATTTTATGCTCTGTATTCGGTGGTGAGGGGATTCGCCGGACCTTACTTTGTTTATGAGATGGTTGTGTTCTATGCGGGCGAGCATGGCGATGGTTTGGTTCCGAGGTGGATTTGGGTTTCTTGGGTGGCGGTTGTTTTGATGGCAATAGCTGTTAGCATCTTGTGGATTTGGAATCTTTGGGTTGAGCTTTACAGAGAGAGGACAAGGAAATTACAAGAGAAGATTAGATAG